The DNA segment CCAGTGGGGAGGGGACGTTGGGGAACCGGAAACGGATCGGTTCGCGTCCGGGCTGGACGGCCAGCGCCTGCCCGGTCTCCGCCAGCAGCAATGCGTCCATGATGGCCGTGGCGACCTGATGCGGCGTGAGGATGGGGAAGTTGCTGTCCTCCAGAGCTTGCCGCATGGCCCCGACGACCAACGGTGTGTCCGCGATCCCCGGGCACACCAGGTTGACCCGCACCCCGTCGGCCTCGAGTTGCGGCGCCACGCTGCGGACGAACCCGATCAGCGCGTGCTTGCTCAGGCTGTAAAACGGATCCGACGGGAACGGGACGAGACCGGCCAGCGAGGCGGTCACCGCGACGGCACCCCCACCATGTCGGGCCATCAGCGGCGCGAGGGTCCGCAGTCCGTGCACAACCCCGCCGACGTTGACGGCCATGACCCGGTCGAAGACCTCGGCCGTCATCTCCGCGAGCCGGCCGACGCCGCTGAGCATCCCGGCATTCAGCAC comes from the Sporichthyaceae bacterium genome and includes:
- a CDS encoding SDR family NAD(P)-dependent oxidoreductase — its product is MKGNRALVTGGASGIGRAAAHLLAAAGAAVIVADRNGPGAETVAAEIGGTSVVLDVSDPAAWQDFADRIADEPLQYAVLNAGMLSGVGRLAEMTAEVFDRVMAVNVGGVVHGLRTLAPLMARHGGGAVAVTASLAGLVPFPSDPFYSLSKHALIGFVRSVAPQLEADGVRVNLVCPGIADTPLVVGAMRQALEDSNFPILTPHQVATAIMDALLLAETGQALAVQPGREPIRFRFPNVPSPLVDGATGVRPPDLRPAKDLG